A section of the Chloroflexota bacterium genome encodes:
- the tsaB gene encoding tRNA (adenosine(37)-N6)-threonylcarbamoyltransferase complex dimerization subunit type 1 TsaB, with protein MELALDTSTDVSGLALSRDGEVLAEMSWLAGQDHSRQLFPALEALMERGGVGLEEVRAIFVALGPGSFNGLRVGLAAAKGLALALKAPLVGVSTLEVEAFPFRSACLPLCPVQGAGREELAVALFREGPGGWERLWEDQLISPRQLLSRLPKKVLFCGEIPSRFLDHLGAWEGEAVIPSPSARRRRPAFLAELGWQRLQERGPDAAASLQPIYLRHPPITQRKEELHGG; from the coding sequence ATGGAGCTGGCCCTAGATACCTCCACCGATGTCTCGGGCCTGGCCCTCTCCAGGGATGGGGAGGTGCTGGCGGAAATGAGCTGGCTGGCGGGCCAGGACCACTCCCGCCAGCTATTCCCCGCCCTGGAGGCCCTCATGGAAAGGGGTGGGGTGGGGCTGGAAGAGGTAAGGGCCATCTTTGTCGCCCTGGGCCCGGGGAGCTTCAACGGCCTCCGGGTGGGCCTGGCGGCGGCCAAAGGCCTGGCCCTGGCCCTGAAGGCACCCCTGGTGGGGGTGAGCACCCTGGAGGTTGAGGCCTTCCCCTTCCGCTCGGCTTGCTTGCCACTGTGCCCGGTCCAGGGGGCAGGCCGGGAGGAGCTGGCGGTAGCCCTCTTCCGGGAGGGTCCGGGCGGCTGGGAGAGGCTCTGGGAGGACCAGCTCATATCCCCACGGCAGCTCCTCTCTCGCCTGCCCAAGAAGGTCCTCTTCTGCGGGGAGATACCCTCCCGGTTTCTGGACCACCTGGGGGCCTGGGAGGGAGAGGCCGTCATCCCTTCCCCCTCTGCCCGCAGGAGACGGCCGGCCTTTCTGGCCGAGCTTGGCTGGCAGAGGCTCCAGGAAAGAGGCCCCGACGCCGCCGCCAGCCTCCAGCCCATCTATCTGCGCCATCCACCCATAACCCAGCGCAAGGAGGAGCTTCATGGCGGGTAG
- the tsaE gene encoding tRNA (adenosine(37)-N6)-threonylcarbamoyltransferase complex ATPase subunit type 1 TsaE gives MPLEIISHSPEETQALGRKLGELAKAGDILLLMGGLGMGKTCLVQGLAQGLGIKEYTLSPSFVIVRIYQGRLPLYHLDFYRLDEKEVLELGLEEYLSAQGITAVEWAERGQELWPPEYLLISLSLDFLSENQRRLRFEPRGKKYEERVEAFKGWSWP, from the coding sequence TTGCCCCTGGAAATAATAAGCCACAGCCCTGAGGAGACCCAGGCCCTGGGGCGGAAGCTGGGGGAACTGGCAAAGGCGGGAGATATCCTCCTCCTGATGGGGGGGCTGGGGATGGGCAAGACCTGCCTCGTCCAGGGCCTGGCCCAGGGCCTGGGCATCAAGGAATACACCCTCAGCCCCTCCTTTGTCATCGTCCGCATCTATCAGGGCCGCCTGCCCCTCTATCACCTGGACTTCTACCGCCTGGACGAAAAGGAGGTGCTTGAGCTGGGGCTGGAAGAATACCTCTCGGCGCAGGGGATAACCGCGGTGGAGTGGGCGGAGAGGGGTCAAGAGCTCTGGCCCCCGGAATACCTGCTCATCTCCCTGTCCCTGGACTTCCTCTCCGAGAACCAGAGGCGTCTCCGGTTTGAGCCCCGGGGGAAAAAATACGAAGAAAGAGTGGAGGCCTTTAAGGGATGGAGCTGGCCCTAG
- the thiL gene encoding thiamine-phosphate kinase: MKVSELGEFGLLKRLQALVPGGQGVLLGIGDDAAVLRGSALELATTDSLVEGTHFNLATASPQDLGWKALAVNISDIAAMGGVPRYALVSLSLPPTCEVDWVLAVYDGLLEVARAYQVSIAGGDLHTAPLIAINVSLLGSLQGEAYLSRSASRAGDLIGVTGHLGGAAGGLRMLKQGLKFNKEAEAYLRRAHLRPSPRVKEGQELLRLGVRAAIDISDGLIADLGHLCQMSGVGARVVADRVPIHPLLHQAFGAEARELALGGGEDYELLFTCPPPLMERVRESLDITVLGEMIEGKSVQVVDREGRPLPLRKAGWEHFAPGNNKPQP; encoded by the coding sequence ATGAAGGTCTCGGAGCTGGGGGAGTTCGGGCTGCTGAAGCGCCTTCAGGCCCTGGTGCCGGGGGGGCAGGGGGTGCTTCTGGGCATCGGGGATGATGCGGCGGTGCTCCGTGGCTCGGCCCTGGAGCTGGCCACCACCGATAGCCTGGTGGAGGGCACCCACTTCAACCTGGCGACGGCCTCCCCCCAGGACCTGGGCTGGAAGGCCCTGGCGGTCAACATCTCCGATATTGCCGCCATGGGCGGGGTGCCCCGCTACGCCCTGGTCTCCCTATCCCTTCCCCCCACCTGCGAGGTTGACTGGGTCCTGGCCGTCTATGATGGCCTCCTGGAGGTCGCAAGGGCCTACCAGGTGAGCATCGCCGGGGGCGACCTGCACACTGCCCCCCTGATAGCCATAAATGTCAGCCTTCTGGGCTCCCTCCAGGGGGAGGCCTATCTGAGCCGCTCGGCCTCTCGGGCGGGGGACCTGATAGGGGTCACCGGCCATCTGGGGGGGGCGGCGGGAGGCCTGCGGATGCTGAAACAGGGACTGAAGTTCAACAAAGAGGCGGAGGCCTATCTCCGAAGGGCCCACCTGAGGCCCTCCCCACGGGTGAAGGAGGGGCAGGAGCTCCTCCGTCTGGGGGTGAGGGCGGCCATTGACATCAGCGATGGCCTCATCGCCGACCTGGGCCACCTCTGCCAGATGAGCGGGGTAGGGGCCAGAGTGGTGGCAGACCGGGTCCCCATCCACCCCCTCCTCCACCAGGCCTTCGGGGCCGAGGCCCGGGAGCTGGCCCTGGGCGGCGGGGAGGACTATGAGCTCCTCTTCACCTGCCCCCCTCCCCTGATGGAAAGGGTAAGAGAAAGCCTGGACATCACCGTCCTGGGGGAAATGATAGAGGGGAAGTCGGTGCAGGTGGTGGACCGGGAGGGCCGGCCCCTCCCCTTGAGAAAGGCCGGCTGGGAGCACTTTGCCCCTGGAAATAATAAGCCACAGCCCTGA
- a CDS encoding metallophosphatase family protein, with protein sequence MAIAILADIHGNLEALEAVLKDIEVKGGVEGVWCLGDIVGYGPDPHLCLERLRGLNPVCVAGNHDWAAIGQMDLATFNPHAAAAARWTAAQLTPEDTEYLRGFLTIQTAEPFTLVHGSPREPVWEYILGPEEARENFSCFSTPFCLVGHSHIPMVFGENGKARSLPERLPLGKERLILNPGAVGQPRDGDPRASYAIYDGAGVMSHFRVTYDFPTTQKKMAEKGLPPALAYRLRFGW encoded by the coding sequence ATGGCCATTGCTATTCTGGCGGACATCCACGGCAACCTGGAGGCCCTGGAGGCGGTGCTAAAGGATATAGAGGTGAAGGGAGGGGTGGAGGGGGTCTGGTGCCTGGGGGATATCGTGGGCTACGGGCCGGACCCTCACCTCTGCCTGGAGAGGCTGAGGGGGCTGAACCCTGTGTGCGTGGCCGGCAACCACGACTGGGCTGCCATAGGGCAGATGGATCTGGCCACCTTCAACCCCCATGCCGCCGCCGCCGCCCGCTGGACAGCCGCCCAGCTCACCCCGGAGGACACGGAATACCTCCGGGGCTTCCTAACCATCCAGACAGCCGAACCCTTCACCCTGGTCCACGGCAGCCCCCGGGAGCCTGTCTGGGAGTATATCCTGGGGCCTGAGGAGGCGAGGGAGAACTTCTCCTGTTTCTCCACCCCCTTCTGCCTGGTGGGCCACTCTCACATCCCCATGGTTTTCGGGGAGAATGGGAAGGCGCGGTCCCTTCCGGAGAGGCTTCCTCTGGGCAAGGAGAGGCTCATCCTCAACCCCGGTGCGGTGGGCCAGCCTAGAGACGGGGACCCCCGCGCCAGCTACGCTATCTACGACGGGGCAGGGGTGATGTCCCATTTCCGGGTCACCTACGATTTCCCCACCACCCAGAAGAAGATGGCCGAGAAGGGCCTGCCTCCCGCTCTGGCCTACCGCCTCAGGTTCGGCTGGTAG